A region from the Bdellovibrionota bacterium genome encodes:
- a CDS encoding polysaccharide deacetylase family protein translates to MVCGNHPDAPARRRCYSCKLPICPSCQQKAHHHIFCGPRCAQAFAENREPVELSTQLEQLDASLNEDLREYGDIVAVNVRNDFEKLETELDHALTALATMVEGSAVAAAGDLKSAAENLSTLIQRLDRAGDERTQGLADRDANLQQISLAIRNGVLELRDQITEIHGAYETRSSSLLHQVASLQGRIDNFFEKVQGISESQKSHFTDELKRRTGELAEALSTFGNRLDQQKDEVESGIEKIEKVLEGSSSNHLKDLHKLGLRIDEQAERQLGEIQNVHRAVEKTLSSVAEEFRRKLNQELVKVVDQTASLFVAHRGNWNDVVQAATTGAKELGAEARADLQRRLKGEIETLTREQSRALGLVISDVHRELKERASGKTRPGPWMYGAAAALIFVMGSVAWTSFRYGRSEGRQLATHERVLEKLEAQDQSLRKWVEEKLASLRPKTVETLIPSRAAVTRGDLGRREVAFTFDAGSNARVAGEILDDLKARNIHSTMFLTGQFIADYPDIVKRIAAEGHEAANHLLVHDHLINAKQRTSALTKEAFAAQLEEVERRYQAVAGTPMAHLWRAPYGEINDEIVAWARSIGYTHVGWTRSGKKSLDTLDWVADPKSSLYRSSEAIYRQILDFEQSGEGGLNGAVILMHLGSERTFDYPHKQ, encoded by the coding sequence ATGGTGTGCGGGAATCACCCCGACGCTCCGGCACGCCGTCGCTGTTACAGCTGCAAATTACCGATCTGCCCCAGCTGTCAACAAAAGGCCCATCATCATATCTTTTGCGGCCCGCGATGTGCGCAAGCGTTTGCGGAAAATAGAGAGCCCGTCGAACTGTCCACACAGTTGGAACAGCTCGACGCGAGCCTCAACGAAGACCTTCGTGAATACGGCGATATCGTCGCCGTAAACGTTCGCAACGATTTCGAAAAACTTGAAACGGAACTCGATCATGCGCTGACGGCTTTAGCCACGATGGTGGAAGGCTCCGCCGTGGCCGCCGCGGGGGACTTGAAGTCCGCGGCCGAGAATTTATCCACGTTGATTCAGCGTCTGGACCGTGCAGGGGACGAACGAACCCAGGGGTTGGCCGACCGAGATGCCAATCTTCAACAGATCTCCCTTGCGATCCGAAACGGTGTGCTCGAGCTTCGCGACCAAATCACCGAGATCCACGGGGCATATGAGACACGTTCCTCATCTCTCTTGCACCAGGTCGCCAGCTTACAAGGGCGAATCGACAACTTTTTTGAAAAAGTTCAGGGCATATCCGAGAGCCAAAAGTCACATTTCACCGACGAACTGAAACGACGGACGGGAGAATTGGCCGAAGCGCTCTCGACCTTCGGGAATCGTCTCGACCAGCAGAAGGACGAGGTGGAATCCGGCATTGAAAAGATCGAGAAAGTACTTGAAGGATCCTCATCCAATCATTTAAAAGATTTACATAAATTAGGGCTAAGAATCGACGAACAGGCCGAGCGCCAGCTGGGAGAAATTCAAAACGTCCATCGGGCGGTGGAAAAGACGCTGAGCAGCGTCGCGGAGGAGTTTCGCCGGAAGCTCAATCAAGAGTTGGTGAAAGTGGTCGACCAGACGGCGTCGCTTTTCGTCGCGCACAGGGGAAACTGGAACGACGTCGTCCAGGCCGCAACAACCGGTGCGAAGGAGCTGGGCGCGGAAGCCCGAGCCGACCTTCAACGCCGCCTTAAAGGAGAAATCGAAACCCTGACGCGCGAACAGTCGCGGGCCCTGGGATTGGTGATCTCGGACGTTCATCGGGAGCTGAAGGAGCGGGCGAGCGGTAAGACCCGGCCGGGGCCTTGGATGTACGGCGCAGCCGCCGCGCTGATCTTCGTCATGGGAAGCGTTGCGTGGACGTCTTTTCGTTACGGACGATCGGAAGGTCGGCAATTGGCGACGCATGAGCGGGTACTTGAAAAACTCGAAGCGCAGGATCAAAGCCTTCGAAAATGGGTCGAGGAAAAGCTCGCGTCGCTCCGTCCCAAGACGGTGGAGACACTAATCCCCTCGAGGGCGGCCGTTACCCGGGGCGATTTGGGTCGCCGCGAGGTCGCATTCACGTTCGATGCCGGATCGAACGCGCGCGTCGCCGGTGAAATTCTCGACGATCTGAAAGCGCGAAACATTCACTCGACGATGTTTCTGACGGGGCAATTCATTGCGGATTATCCGGACATCGTGAAACGAATTGCCGCCGAAGGACACGAGGCGGCGAATCATCTCCTGGTGCACGACCATTTGATTAACGCTAAGCAGCGCACATCGGCTTTGACCAAAGAAGCGTTTGCCGCCCAACTTGAGGAAGTTGAGCGACGGTATCAGGCCGTCGCCGGCACGCCCATGGCGCATCTGTGGCGGGCACCGTACGGCGAAATTAACGACGAGATCGTCGCCTGGGCGCGTTCCATCGGCTACACACATGTCGGCTGGACCCGATCGGGGAAAAAGAGCTTGGATACCCTCGATTGGGTAGCCGATCCGAA